A DNA window from Brassica napus cultivar Da-Ae chromosome C1, Da-Ae, whole genome shotgun sequence contains the following coding sequences:
- the LOC106376458 gene encoding UDP-glycosyltransferase 76E11-like — MEEKRARKRLVLVPVPAQGHISPMMQLAKTLHLKGFSITVAQTKFNYFNPPDDSTDFQFVTIPESLPESDFKNLGPIRFLHKLNKECQVSFKDCLGQLLIQQSHEIACVIYDEFMYFAEAAAKEFNLPNVIFSTTSATAFACRSVFEKLYAENALVPFNEPKEEQNELVPEFHPLRYKDFPVSRWASLESIMEIYRNTVDKRTASSVIINTTSCLENSSLLWLQQRLEIPVYPVGPLHMVASAPTSLLEENKSCIEWLNKRSQNSVIFVSLGSLALMEINEVMETASGLDSSNQHFLWVIRPGSIRESEWIESLPEEFSQMVSDRGYIVKWAPQKEVLAHPAVGGFWSHCGWNSTLESIGEGVPMICKPFSGDQKVNARYLDRVWKIGVQVEGDLDRGAVERAVKRLMVGEEGEKMRKRAVSLKEKLRASVRSGGSSHNSLEEFVNFFKTVKQIRN, encoded by the exons atggaggaaAAGCGAGCGAGGAAAAGGCTAGTGTTGGTTCCAGTTCCAGCTCAAGGACATATATCTCCAATGATGCAACTTGCCAAAACTCTTCACTTGAAGGGTTTCTCAATCACCGTTGCTCAGACCAAATTCAATTACTTTAACCCTCCAGATGACTCCACTGACTTTCAGTTTGTCACCATTCCAGAAAGCTTACCGGAGTCTGATTTCAAGAATCTAGGGCCAATACGGTTTCTGCATAAGCTCAACAAAGAGTGTCAGGTGAGCTTCAAGGACTGTCTGGGTCAGTTGTTGATACAACAAAGTCATGAGATCGCATGTGTCATCTACGACGAGTTCATGTACTTTGCTGAAGCTGCAGCCAAAGAGTTCAACCTCCCAAACGTTATTTTCAGCACCACAAGTGCCACTGCTTTTGCTTGCCGATCTGTATTCGAAAAACTCTATGCAGAAAATGCCCTGGTTCCCTTCAATG AACCCAAAGAAGAACAGAACGAGCTAGTGCCAGAGTTCCATCCCCTGAGATACAAAGACTTTCCGGTGTCACGTTGGGCATCATTAGAAAGCATAATGGAGATCTATAGGAATACAGTTGATAAACGGACAGCTTCTTCTGTTATAATCAACACGACAAGCTGTCTAGAGAACTCATCTCTGTTGTGGCTGCAACAACGTCTAGAAATCCCAGTGTACCCTGTAGGCCCTCTTCACATGGTGGCCTCGGCTCCTACAAGTCTGCTTGAAGAGAACAAGAGCTGTATTGAATGGTTGAACAAACGAAGTCAAAACTCTGTGATATTTGTAAGCTTGGGAAGCTTAGCTTTGATGGAAATCAACGAAGTGATGGAAACAGCTTCGGGGTTAGATAGTAGCAACCAACACTTCTTGTGGGTGATTAGGCCAGGGTCAATACGTGAGTCGGAATGGATAGAGTCATTGCCTGAAGAGTTTAGTCAGATGGTTTCAGATCGAGGTTACATTGTGAAATGGGCACCGCAGAAGGAAGTACTTGCTCATCCTGCAGTAGGAGGGTTTTGGAGCCATTGTGGATGGAACTCGACACTAGAGAGCATCGGGGAAGGAGTTCCAATGATCTGCAAgccgttttctggtgatcaaAAGGTGAATGCGAGGTACTTGGACCGTGTTTGGAAAATTGGGGTTCAAGTGGAGGGCGATTTAGACAGAGGAGCGGTGGAGCGAGCTGTGAAGAGGTTAATGGTGGGCGAGGAAGgagagaagatgagaaagaggGCCGTTAGTTTGAAGGAGAAACTAAGAGCCTCTGTCAGAAGTGGAGGTTCTTCACACAACTCGCTAGAGGAGTTTGTAAACTTCTTCAAGACTGTGAAACAAATTAGAAACTAG
- the LOC106376459 gene encoding transcription factor LUX-like, whose protein sequence is MGEEVRMKDVSGDGDRVMEWEKGLPSDEDLATLSYSLVPWNLAMAFSITPEKSRTIQDVNRASETTFSSLRGGSSGPNTSSSTNLGVAAEEEDRVGSSSPGSDSKKQKISEDSAGVDISTAEEGDSGTEDLNGKTLKRARLVWTPQLHKRFVDVVAHLGIKNAVPKTIMQLMNVEGLTRENVASHLQKYRLYLKRMQGLTLEGPSSSDKLFSSTPVPPQSFQDLGSGQGSGSAGHVGVPSMMQMPVYAHHMGMQGYHHQNHAHDPYHQNHHRGSGGPANPYMMQQNKFGSMASYPPVGGGSANEN, encoded by the coding sequence ATGGGAGAGGAAGTGAGGATGAAGGATGTTTCCGGCGACGGAGATAGGGTTATGGAATGGGAGAAGGGCTTACCAAGCGACGAAGATTTGGCGACGCTCTCTTACTCTCTTGTCCCTTGGAATCTCGCGATGGCTTTCAGCATAACCCCGGAGAAGAGCCGTACCATCCAGGACGTGAATCGTGCTTCGGAGACGACGTTCTCGTCGCTGCGCGGCGGATCTTCCGGTCCCAACACCTCTTCGTCCACCAACCTCGGCGTCGCGGCAGAGGAGGAGGATCGAGTAGGATCGAGCAGTCCCGGATCGGATTCCAAGAAACAAAAGATATCGGAGGACTCCGCCGGGGTGGATATCTCTACGGCGGAGGAAGGAGATTCGGGAACTGAAGATCTCAACGGGAAGACACTGAAACGGGCGCGTTTGGTGTGGACGCCGCAGCTGCACAAGAGATTCGTGGATGTTGTGGCTCACTTAGGCATTAAAAACGCAGTGCCGAAGACGATCATGCAGCTGATGAACGTCGAAGGATTGACTCGAGAGAACGTCGCGTCCCACCTCCAGAAGTACAGGCTGTATCTCAAAAGGATGCAGGGATTGACTTTGGAAGGTCCCTCTTCTTCAGATAAGCTCTTCTCCTCAACCCCTGTGCCTCCACAGAGCTTCCAAGACCTCGGTAGCGGCCAAGGGAGTGGATCTGCCGGACATGTGGGAGTGCCGTCGATGATGCAGATGCCAGTCTATGCGCATCATATGGGTATGCAAGGGTATCATCACCAGAATCACGCTCATGATCCTTATCATCAGAACCATCATCGTGGAAGTGGCGGACCTGCAAATCCATATATGATGCAGCAGAACAAGTTCGGATCCATGGCGTCTTATCCTCCTGTCGGAGGTGGAAGCGCTAATGAGAATTAA